A genomic window from Sphingobacterium sp. BN32 includes:
- the fusA gene encoding elongation factor G, which produces MAKDLKLVRNIGIAAHIDAGKTTTTERILFYSGVNHKLGETHEGSATTDWMAQEQERGITITSAAVTVFWNYRNKKYQVNVIDTPGHVDFTVEVNRSLRVLDGLVFLFSAVDGVEPQSETNWRLADGYKVPRIGFVNKMDRSGADFLKVVKQVKEMLGSEAVALQLPIGAEDDFKGVVDLINNRGIVWNEADKGMTFTEVPIPDDMLDEVAEYREKLLEAVAGYDESLMEKFFEDPDSLTEREILDALRKAVLDNAIVPMVCGSSFKNKGVQTMLDFVMELLPSPLDQEAVKGTDPRNGEEIVRKPSESEPFAALGFKIATDPFVGRLCFVRAYSGVLEAGSYVLNTRSGNKERISRIFQMHANKQNPIERIGAGDIGAVVGFKDIKTGDTLCDEKNPIILESMTFPEPVIGLAIEPKTQADVDKLGIALGKLAEEDPTFVVKSDQETGQTVISGMGELHLDILIDRLRREFKVEVNQGAPQVAYKESINGTSEHREVYKKQSGGRGKFADIKVVISPADEDWDVVKSPLQFVNEIVGGAIPKEYIPSVQKGFESSMNNGVLAGYPLSGMKVRLIDGSFHAVDSDSLSFELAGKMAYRQALPKCSPVLMEPIMKVEVLTPEENMGDVMGDLNRRRGQMQGLDSRNGAQVIKALVPLSEMFGYVTQLRTITSGRATSTMEFDHYAEAPRNVAEEVIAKSKGKVKGLED; this is translated from the coding sequence ATGGCAAAAGACTTAAAATTAGTTAGAAATATTGGTATCGCTGCCCACATCGATGCTGGTAAAACTACAACGACAGAGCGTATCTTATTCTACTCTGGAGTTAACCACAAATTAGGAGAAACTCACGAAGGTTCTGCTACTACAGACTGGATGGCGCAAGAGCAAGAGCGTGGTATAACGATCACATCTGCGGCTGTTACTGTATTCTGGAACTACCGTAATAAAAAATACCAAGTAAACGTAATTGATACTCCGGGACACGTGGACTTTACTGTAGAGGTAAACCGTTCATTACGTGTATTAGACGGGTTAGTATTCTTATTCTCAGCTGTTGATGGTGTTGAGCCTCAATCTGAGACTAACTGGCGTTTAGCGGATGGTTACAAAGTTCCTCGTATTGGTTTCGTTAATAAAATGGACCGTTCAGGAGCTGACTTCTTGAAAGTTGTAAAACAAGTGAAAGAGATGTTAGGTTCTGAGGCTGTAGCGCTTCAATTACCTATCGGTGCTGAAGACGACTTCAAAGGTGTAGTTGACTTAATCAACAACCGTGGTATCGTTTGGAACGAAGCTGATAAAGGTATGACTTTTACAGAAGTTCCAATTCCTGACGATATGTTAGACGAAGTTGCTGAATACCGTGAGAAATTATTAGAAGCTGTTGCTGGATATGATGAATCTTTGATGGAGAAATTCTTCGAAGATCCAGATTCATTGACAGAGCGCGAAATCTTAGACGCTTTACGTAAAGCTGTTTTAGACAACGCAATCGTTCCTATGGTTTGTGGATCATCATTCAAAAATAAAGGTGTACAAACAATGCTTGACTTCGTTATGGAGTTATTGCCTTCACCTCTTGACCAAGAGGCTGTAAAAGGTACTGACCCACGTAACGGTGAAGAGATCGTTCGTAAGCCATCTGAATCTGAGCCATTCGCGGCATTAGGTTTCAAGATTGCTACTGACCCATTCGTTGGTCGTTTATGTTTCGTACGTGCATACTCAGGTGTATTAGAGGCTGGTTCTTATGTATTGAACACTCGTTCAGGAAATAAAGAGCGTATCTCTCGTATCTTCCAAATGCACGCTAACAAGCAAAACCCTATCGAAAGAATCGGTGCTGGTGATATCGGTGCAGTTGTAGGTTTCAAAGACATCAAAACTGGTGATACTCTTTGTGACGAGAAAAACCCAATCATCCTTGAGTCAATGACTTTCCCTGAGCCAGTAATTGGTTTAGCGATTGAGCCAAAAACTCAAGCTGACGTAGATAAATTAGGTATCGCTTTAGGTAAATTAGCTGAGGAAGATCCTACATTCGTAGTAAAATCTGATCAAGAAACTGGTCAAACAGTTATCTCAGGTATGGGTGAGCTTCACTTAGATATCTTGATCGACCGTTTAAGACGCGAGTTCAAAGTAGAGGTTAACCAAGGTGCTCCACAAGTAGCTTACAAAGAGTCTATCAACGGAACATCTGAGCACCGTGAAGTTTACAAGAAACAATCAGGTGGTCGTGGTAAATTCGCGGATATCAAAGTTGTTATCTCTCCTGCTGACGAAGATTGGGATGTTGTTAAATCACCTCTTCAATTCGTTAATGAGATCGTTGGTGGTGCTATTCCTAAAGAATACATTCCTTCGGTACAAAAAGGATTTGAATCATCAATGAACAATGGTGTATTAGCTGGTTACCCACTATCAGGAATGAAAGTACGTTTGATCGATGGATCTTTCCACGCAGTCGATTCAGATTCATTGTCATTCGAATTAGCTGGTAAAATGGCTTACCGCCAAGCATTACCTAAATGTTCTCCAGTATTAATGGAGCCTATCATGAAAGTTGAAGTATTGACTCCAGAGGAAAACATGGGTGATGTAATGGGTGACTTAAACCGTCGTCGTGGACAGATGCAAGGTCTTGACTCACGTAACGGTGCACAAGTTATCAAAGCTTTAGTACCACTTTCAGAGATGTTCGGATATGTAACTCAATTACGTACTATCACTTCAGGTCGTGCAACTTCAACAATGGAGTTTGACCACTATGCTGAAGCACCTCGTAACGTAGCTGAAGAAGTTATCGCGAAATCAAAAGGTAAAGTAAAAGGTCTAGAAGACTAA
- the rpsL gene encoding 30S ribosomal protein S12, producing MPTIQQLVRKGRVALVDKSKSPALDSCPQRRGVCTRVYTTTPKKPNSAMRKVARVRLTNGKEVNAYIPGEGHNLQEHSIVLIRGGRVKDLPGVRYHIIRGALDTSGVAGRNQRRSKYGTKRPKPGQAAAPTKGKK from the coding sequence ATGCCTACTATTCAACAATTAGTTAGAAAAGGTAGAGTAGCTCTGGTTGATAAGAGTAAGTCACCAGCGTTGGATTCATGTCCACAGCGAAGAGGTGTGTGTACGCGTGTATACACTACTACCCCTAAAAAACCAAACTCAGCAATGCGTAAAGTAGCTCGTGTTCGTTTAACGAATGGAAAAGAAGTGAATGCTTACATTCCAGGAGAAGGACACAACCTACAAGAGCACTCCATCGTGTTAATCCGTGGTGGTCGTGTTAAAGATTTACCAGGAGTTCGCTACCACATCATCCGTGGTGCATTAGACACATCAGGTGTAGCAGGCCGTAACCAACGTCGTTCTAAATACGGAACAAAACGTCCAAAACCAGGTCAAGCAGCTGCTCCAACAAAAGGTAAGAAATAA
- the rpsG gene encoding 30S ribosomal protein S7, with protein sequence MRKAKPKKRIILPDPKFNDVQVTRFVNNMMFDGKKSIAYSIFYDAVELVESKTQENGLETWKKALNNVMPAVEVKSRRVGGANFQVPMEVRPERKIALGMKWLISYARKRGEKTMFEKLAGEIISASKGEGAAVKKKEDTHKMAEANKAFSHFRF encoded by the coding sequence ATGAGAAAAGCAAAACCAAAAAAGAGAATCATTTTACCTGATCCAAAGTTTAATGACGTTCAGGTAACACGTTTCGTAAATAACATGATGTTCGACGGTAAGAAATCTATCGCGTACTCTATTTTTTACGATGCTGTAGAATTAGTAGAATCAAAAACGCAAGAGAACGGTTTAGAGACTTGGAAAAAAGCTTTAAACAACGTTATGCCAGCTGTAGAGGTTAAATCTCGTCGTGTTGGTGGTGCTAACTTCCAAGTTCCTATGGAAGTTCGTCCAGAGCGTAAGATCGCTTTAGGAATGAAATGGTTAATCTCTTATGCTCGCAAACGTGGTGAAAAAACGATGTTTGAGAAATTAGCAGGAGAAATTATTTCAGCTTCTAAAGGTGAAGGTGCTGCTGTAAAGAAGAAAGAAGATACGCACAAGATGGCGGAAGCTAACAAAGCGTTCTCACACTTCAGATTCTAA
- the rpsJ gene encoding 30S ribosomal protein S10 has protein sequence MSQRIRIKLKSYDYNLVDKSAEKIVKTVKPTGAVVSGPIPLPTEKKIYTVLRSPHVNKKAREQFQLCSYKRLLDIYSSNSKTVDALMKLELPSGVEVEIKV, from the coding sequence ATGAGCCAAAGAATCAGAATCAAATTGAAATCTTACGATTACAACTTGGTTGACAAGTCAGCTGAGAAAATCGTGAAAACAGTAAAACCTACAGGTGCAGTTGTTAGTGGTCCAATTCCATTGCCTACTGAGAAAAAAATCTATACAGTTTTACGTTCTCCACACGTTAACAAAAAAGCACGTGAGCAATTCCAATTATGTTCTTACAAGAGATTGTTAGACATCTACTCATCAAACTCTAAAACTGTTGATGCGTTAATGAAATTAGAATTACCTTCAGGTGTTGAAGTTGAAATCAAAGTGTGA